A genomic segment from Triticum dicoccoides isolate Atlit2015 ecotype Zavitan chromosome 1A, WEW_v2.0, whole genome shotgun sequence encodes:
- the LOC119274147 gene encoding protein CURVATURE THYLAKOID 1B, chloroplastic-like produces MAPTVASPATGAVPSPIASDLGKAARSVGLGLPALPPLPGLASHGQPRVASFCKRLARNVVSMAAGEPAAPLADNAELTEFFNGLKQEWDRVEDKYAVTTLAVAATLGMWSAGGVVSAIDRLPVVPGLMEVVGIGYSGWFAYKNLLFKPDRKAFFAKVRNIYEDIISG; encoded by the exons ATGGCCCCGACCGTCGCCTCCCCAGCCACGGGCGCCGTCCCCTCGCCGATCGCGAGCGACCTCGGGAAGGCCGCGCGCTCCGTCGGGCTCGGGCTCCCCGCGCTGCCGCCGCTGCCCGGCCTCGCGTCCCACGGCCAGCCCCGCGTCGCCTCCTTCT GTAAAAGGCTCGCGAGGAACGTGGTGTCAATGGCCGCCGGTGAGCCGGCCGCGCCGCTGGCCGACAACGCCGAGCTTACAGAGTTCTTCAACGGCTTGAAACAAGAG TGGGACAGAGTGGAGGACAAGTACGCGGTGACCAcgctcgccgtcgccgccacgcTCGGCATGTGGAGCGCCGGCGGAGTAGTATCG GCAATCGACAGGCTCCCCGTGGTTCCAGGTCTCATGGAGGTCGTTGGCATTGGTTACAGCGGG TGGTTTGCGTACAAGAACCTGCTATTCAAGCCCGACAG GAAAGCGTTCTTCGCTAAGGTCAGGAACATTTACGAGGATATAATCAGCGGCTAG